The Silvibacterium dinghuense DNA window TCTGGCGGAGAATGTTGCTACAGCTCAGAATGCTCCCGCGCAGGCCGCATCGGATATTCCGCATTCCTCCGCCTCACAGGAGAGCCTGAGAATTGGTCCAGGCGATCTGCTGGCCATCACGGTATTGCGCGAACCGGAGATGGATCGGAAAGTGCGCGTGCGCGACTCAGGCGAGATCGACGTACCGCTCGCTGGACAAATCCAGGTGATGGGTCTCAGCCCGGACGAAGCCGGCACAGCGATTGCGCAGCGGCTTGAGGAAGCAGGCTATCTCCGTCACCCTGAAGTCTCGGTGCTGGTTCAGGAATATGCGACGCAGCAGGTGGCTGTGCTCGGTCAGGTCGCACACCCAGGAACCTATCTCCTCGAATCGCCGCGCACGCTCCTCGATGTGCTGGCAATGGCCGGCGGACTGACCGACTCCGCAGACCGGCATCTGATGATCGAGCATAGCGATGGGCGGACGCCGGCGCAGGTGTTTCTTTCCAACCAGGCAGCCGATGCGCTGGAGGCAAATGTGCAGATCCGTGCCGGTGACCGCATCATCGTACCCAAAGCCGGACTGATCTACGTCCTCGGAGACGTTGGCCGCCCGGGCGGATACCTGATGCAGAATGAATCGCGGATGACACTGCTCCAGGCCGTAGCTCTGGCCGGCGGTGCAAACCATACCGCGTCGGAAGAGCACGTGCGCCTGGTGCGCAATCATGACGGCGACATCGACGAGCAGGAGCTTCCACTCAAAGAGATCGAACGGGGACAGGTCCCCGATCTTCTGCTGCAGGCAAACGATGTCATCTACGTGCCATTTCACCTGGGCAAGCACATCCTGATGGGGGCAACGGCAATCGTGGCGGCAGCCAGTTCGGCCGCGGTCTATGCCGGTCATTAGGCCCAACGCTGCAGATACCTCTCCTGGGGTCGAGGGGATTTTGTGTGCCACGCTGCTGGCTTTTTTTGCCGTACAGGGAGCTATACCCTTCATTGCGCCCAACCAGGCGCTGGAAACAACCGGTCAGGCCGCTTCAGGACTCATGTTCTGGGGCGGAATTCTGAGCCAGACAGCGGTATATGGAAGCATCGCCGCGCTGCTCCTCCTCGACCTGCCGCGCATCCTGCGCTGGCTCCGCGCGATGCGCTGGACACTCGGCCTTGCGCTGCTGGCCATTGCTTCTTCCGTGTGGTCCCAGTTTCCCTCCTATACTTTGCGCCGTTCTATCCCCTTTGCCATGGCCGGGCTGTTCGGATTGTGGTTTGCGCTTCGCTATCCGGTGAAGCGGCAACTCTCGATCCTGCGCATGAGCATGCTCGGACTGGCTTTGGCCACGATCATCATGGTCATCCTGTTTCCCGGACTGGCACTGGATCGCTCTACCGGTCATGTCACCGATTGGCAAGGCATTTTCACGTCGAAGAATGCCTGCGGACGCATCATGGTTCTGGCCACAGCCATTGTCCTCGGCGAAAACCGTGGAGTTCTGCGAAGCCTGCCTCCGATGCTGCTCTTTCTTTTTGTAATCGCCATGAGCGGCTCACGCGGAGCGTGGGTCATCGAAGGCGGCGTACTGACCGTGTACGGTGGAATCTGCCTGATGCTGGCGAGCACCCGTCGCAGCCGGATTGTGCTCGGCATGGCACTCGCATGCTTCACGATCACAGCAGCCGCCGTGCTCATGACCCATCTGAAAGCAGCGATGGCCCTCCTCGGACGAGACACCACCCTGAGCGGAAGAACCCAAATCTGGGCACAAGTATGGCCATTCGTCATCACACATCCGTTACTCGGATGGGGTTACGCAGGTTTCTGGAAGGGGCTGGAGGGCGAAGCCTTTCGAGTCGTAGCTGCTGTGCGCTTTATCGTCTATCATGCCCATAATGGTTTTCTGGAGATCGGGCTGGAACTGGGAGCCGTTGGACTAGCAATCTTTCTCTGCAGCTATGCACGCGCCTGGCGGATACTATGGCTGAGGATGAGAGAGGCAAGGGACAGGCACCTCATCTGGTTTCTACTTCTGCTCCTGTTAATTGGCCTCTATGATCTGGATGAGAACACGCTTCTCATTTACAACGGGTTATTCTGGGTCGTTTACGTTTCAGTCTTGTGTAATCTGGAGTTCCTGCGACACGAAGATCGATTGGCTGCCGAACTTTCCCTCCAGCACGCAGTCACATCAAGAATGGCGCACGGCGCGCTGCAAGAGAGCCGCAACTGGGATTGAATTTGAAACGCGTTCTCATCTACAGAGCAGACCTGCTTCCGCCGTCCGAGACCTTTATTACGGGCCAAACCGCTTCTTTGCAGCGATACACACCCTGGTTTGCTGGCCTGCGCCGTTATACCAAGGGACTTACCCTGGACGCTTCGAGGGTACTTTCAGTTACCAAAGGTAATAACTTTCAGGACAAGCTTATTCGGCGCGCCTATCTGCTCAGCCGCATCTCTCCCAGCTTTCATCGAAAGGTGCAGCAGATCCGGCCCTCACTCATCCATGCTCACTTTGCACCGGATGGGAGCCTTGCGCTCAAGGTGCAAAAGCTGCTGGATGTACCGCTGATCGTGACATTGCACGGTTTCGATGTCACCAAAGGCGATGAAGCCTTTCGCGACTCTCTCTTCGGACGCATGTACCTGAGCCGGCGAGCGGATCTCTGGCAGCAGGCATCCTTATTTGTCTGCGTCTCCGAACATATCCGGCAGATGGCCCTCGAGCGGGGCTTCCCGGAAGACAAGCTGCTCGTGCATCGGATCGGCATCGACCTGACCCGCTTCCTTCCGGCTGAAAAGCAGGAGCCCATTGTGCTCTTCGTCGGCCGCATGGTTGAGAAAAAAGGCGCGATTCATCTGGTTCGGGCGATGCAGAGTGTACAGGCGCACCTGCCCCATGCGCGACTCGTGCTGCTTGGCGATGGTCCCCTGAAACCGGAACTGGAAGAAGAGGCGCGAAAGCTAGGCGTGAAAGCCGAATTCCTTGGCATGCAGCCGCACAATGAGGTCATCAGCTGGATGCGCCGGGCTCAGGTACTCGCGGCGCCAAGTATCGTGGCGCGCAGCGGCGACTCGGAAGGACTGCCCACCGTGATGTGCGAGGCTCAAGCCATGGGATTGCCCGTAGTTTCTTTCCGGGGACCAGGAGTGGATGAAGCAGTCGTGCACGGAGAAACCGCTCTGCTGGCCGCGCCTGGCGATGATCGTGAACTTGGCGAGGCCATCACCCGGCTGCTCAGCGATCCGCAACTGCTCACACAATTCGGCGAAGCAGGCCAGCGGAGAGCCGCGGAATTCTTCGATATCCGGCATCAGACTGCCCTGCTCGAAGACATCTACGATCGTGTTGTGGATGCGGCTACGCGGCGGATCGCCTGACGGGCTTCAAGCTTCTGTTTCAGACATCAGGAAACGCTCGAAGACATCATTGGAAAGCAGGCGGCCTTTGGCTGTAAGGCAGATTCGATCCTGCTGTTGCGCCAGGAGAGACTCCTCCTTCAACTCGGCGATCGTCTGCTGAAAAGGCTCAATGGCCTCTGTGCCGAACTCCGCTTCCAACTCAGTCAAAGAAACGCCACGGTTCAGACGAAGACCAAGGAACCATGCTTCTTCCAGCTCTTCCTCACCTTTAAGCGCCTGCGCATCATGCCACCCAGGAGCCTCGAGGAAGCGCGGCAGTTCGCTGCTCGTGGCAAAGCGAAACACCCTGCCCTGCGCATCGCGCAGCATCGAATGCGCATCCAGCCCCAGGCCCAGATAAGGCCGTCGCTCCCAGTATTTGAGATTATGCGCAGACTCGTAACCGGGGCGCGCGAAGTTGGATATCTCGTACTGCAAGAGACCTGCAGCTTCAAGCATGGCCGCGCCTTCGAGATACATCGTAGTGATGGCTTCATCGGAAGGCACCTGCGGCGCATAGTAGCGCAGGCCGCCGTTCTCGATCTCCCGGCCAAGGCGGGAGTCGTCATCGATCTCGAGCATGTAGAGGCTGGCATGATTGACACCGCTGGCGATCAGCACTTCTACCGATTCTCGCCAGGAAGCCTCTGTCTGCCCGGGAAGACCGGCAATCAGGTCGAGACTGATGCGGGCGATGCCGGAACAGTGGACGCGGGCGACATCTTCGAGAGCAATGGCGCGTGTGTGCAGACGGCCAGTGTGCTTGGCCTCTTCATCGATGAAGGACTGTACGCCGAAGCTGAGGCGATTGACACCATTTGCGGCCATGGCCGTGAGGGTCGCGTCTTCCAACTGGCCGGGAGCGCACTCGACGGTAATTTCGGCGCCAGGAAGGACCTCGAAGTGACGGCGCAAAAGCAGAAAGAGGCGATCGACCTGCGAAGCGGAGAGCAGCGAGGGAGTGCCTCCACCAAGGTAGATGGAATCGGCCTTTGCGGGCAGCGCGGCGCGCCATGGCGCAGAGTCCCGTGCAGCGCCAAGATCGGCCTCGAGGCGGTCGAGATAGCGATCCATCTGCGCGAGCGGAAAAACGCCTGAGGCGAAGTTGCAGTAGGTGCACTTGGACCGGCAAAAGGGGATCGAGATGTAGAGTCCGACGGGGTCCATGCCAGTTCTTATTCTCCCACGCTACACTTTCCGCATGCGTATGTTCGCGACTGTTCTCATGCTCAGCGGATGCCTGCCTCTTGCGGCGCAGGAAGCCATGCCGGTCTTTCACCCGCACGATGTCGTTCTGTTTCAAGGGGATTCGATTACCGATGGTGGAAGGTGGATCGGCAGCCAGGATCTGAATCACACCATGGGCCA harbors:
- a CDS encoding polysaccharide biosynthesis/export family protein, whose product is MRTVLAILLAACLSLAENVATAQNAPAQAASDIPHSSASQESLRIGPGDLLAITVLREPEMDRKVRVRDSGEIDVPLAGQIQVMGLSPDEAGTAIAQRLEEAGYLRHPEVSVLVQEYATQQVAVLGQVAHPGTYLLESPRTLLDVLAMAGGLTDSADRHLMIEHSDGRTPAQVFLSNQAADALEANVQIRAGDRIIVPKAGLIYVLGDVGRPGGYLMQNESRMTLLQAVALAGGANHTASEEHVRLVRNHDGDIDEQELPLKEIERGQVPDLLLQANDVIYVPFHLGKHILMGATAIVAAASSAAVYAGH
- a CDS encoding glycosyltransferase — protein: MKRVLIYRADLLPPSETFITGQTASLQRYTPWFAGLRRYTKGLTLDASRVLSVTKGNNFQDKLIRRAYLLSRISPSFHRKVQQIRPSLIHAHFAPDGSLALKVQKLLDVPLIVTLHGFDVTKGDEAFRDSLFGRMYLSRRADLWQQASLFVCVSEHIRQMALERGFPEDKLLVHRIGIDLTRFLPAEKQEPIVLFVGRMVEKKGAIHLVRAMQSVQAHLPHARLVLLGDGPLKPELEEEARKLGVKAEFLGMQPHNEVISWMRRAQVLAAPSIVARSGDSEGLPTVMCEAQAMGLPVVSFRGPGVDEAVVHGETALLAAPGDDRELGEAITRLLSDPQLLTQFGEAGQRRAAEFFDIRHQTALLEDIYDRVVDAATRRIA
- the hemW gene encoding radical SAM family heme chaperone HemW; the protein is MDPVGLYISIPFCRSKCTYCNFASGVFPLAQMDRYLDRLEADLGAARDSAPWRAALPAKADSIYLGGGTPSLLSASQVDRLFLLLRRHFEVLPGAEITVECAPGQLEDATLTAMAANGVNRLSFGVQSFIDEEAKHTGRLHTRAIALEDVARVHCSGIARISLDLIAGLPGQTEASWRESVEVLIASGVNHASLYMLEIDDDSRLGREIENGGLRYYAPQVPSDEAITTMYLEGAAMLEAAGLLQYEISNFARPGYESAHNLKYWERRPYLGLGLDAHSMLRDAQGRVFRFATSSELPRFLEAPGWHDAQALKGEEELEEAWFLGLRLNRGVSLTELEAEFGTEAIEPFQQTIAELKEESLLAQQQDRICLTAKGRLLSNDVFERFLMSETEA
- a CDS encoding O-antigen ligase family protein, with product MRWTLGLALLAIASSVWSQFPSYTLRRSIPFAMAGLFGLWFALRYPVKRQLSILRMSMLGLALATIIMVILFPGLALDRSTGHVTDWQGIFTSKNACGRIMVLATAIVLGENRGVLRSLPPMLLFLFVIAMSGSRGAWVIEGGVLTVYGGICLMLASTRRSRIVLGMALACFTITAAAVLMTHLKAAMALLGRDTTLSGRTQIWAQVWPFVITHPLLGWGYAGFWKGLEGEAFRVVAAVRFIVYHAHNGFLEIGLELGAVGLAIFLCSYARAWRILWLRMREARDRHLIWFLLLLLLIGLYDLDENTLLIYNGLFWVVYVSVLCNLEFLRHEDRLAAELSLQHAVTSRMAHGALQESRNWD